One region of Drosophila teissieri strain GT53w chromosome 2L, Prin_Dtei_1.1, whole genome shotgun sequence genomic DNA includes:
- the LOC122625991 gene encoding S-adenosylmethionine decarboxylase proenzyme, with the protein MLESGEHFFEGVEKLLEIWFEESSNGDDDLRNISRTDWENVLSNVNCEIISTSKNDIIDAFVLSESSMFVSKRRWILKTCGTTTPLKCLAQLLKLAEANGYNVVADLFYSRKNFTRPEAQRTPHQGFTEEVTYLDSIFPNGRSYCLGSMNLECWYLYTFSRSDIKISPQLKTGEKNFDSDPDQTIEILMQDLDPETMGIFYKNKFDNANGATVKSGIDTILPSMHIDDFLFDPCGYSMNGINDKGEYMTIHITPENQFSYVSFETNVALSNYRKLINQVINTFKPGKFIVTIFANKCSLAYETMKELEVEYSKGSHWKRTDMQCCNFPSYNLLFAQYSHAEKTGDNL; encoded by the exons AACCGATTGGGAAAACGTGCTTAGCAATGTCAACTGTGAAATAATAAGCACGTCCAAAAACGACATTATAgatgcttttgttttgag TGAGAGCAGTATGTTTGTTTCCAAGCGACGATGGATCCTTAAAACTTGTGGAACGACTACTCCATTGAAATGCCTGGCACAATTGCTAAAGCTGGCAGAGGCCAATGGATACAATGTAGTCGCAGACTTGTTCTACTCGCGAAAGAATTTCACTAGACCAGAGGCGCAg AGGACACCCCATCAAGGCTTTACGGAAGAAGTTACATATCTGGACTCAATTTTTCCCAACGGAAGATCATATTGTCTGGGTTCCATGAACCTGGAGTGTTGGTATCTCTACACATTTAGTCGTTCCGATATCAAAATTTCGCCCCAACTCAAAACGGGTGAGAAAAACTTTGATTCCGATCCAGACCAAActattgaaatattaatgCAAGATCTGGATCCCGAAACCATGGGAATCTTCTACAAAAACAAGTTTGATAATGCTAATGGAGCTACTGTG AAATCTGGAATCGATACTATATTGCCGAGTATGCACATTGATGACTTTTTATTCGATCCTTGCGGCTACTCCATGAACGGAATCAACGATAAG GGGGAGTACATGACAATTCATATTACTCCGGAGAATCAATTTTCGTATGTGAGCTTCGAAACCAATGTTGCTTTGAGTAACTATCGTAAACTTATCAATCAAGTAATCAATACATTCAAGCCTGGAAAGTTTATTGTAACCATCTTTGCCAATAAG TGCTCTTTGGCCTACGAAACCATGAAGGAACTAGAAGTGGAGTACTCCAAGGGATCGCACTGGAAACGAACCGACATGCAATGTTGCAATTTTCCATCTTACAATCTTCTGTTTGCACAATATTCTCACGCGGAGAAAACTGgtgataatttataa
- the LOC122626402 gene encoding myotrophin produces MSAISNEDIIWTIKNGEFEAVQAAFQNDAQKVNEEIKGRFPVHYAADFGQLNVLQFLINIGADVDRKDKHGITPILAAIWEGHTSCVELLLKKGANKSGSTPDGQSYLEAAEKDEIKKLLA; encoded by the exons atgagtgCGATTTCTAATGAAGACATTATTTGGACCATAAAGAACGGCGAATTCGAGGCTGTGCAAGCCGCTTTTCAGAACGAT GCACAAAAGGTGAATGAGGAAATTAAGGGCCGTTTCCCAGTACACTATGCGGCAGATTTTGGCCAGCTGAATGTCCTGCAGTTTCTAATAAATATAGGAGCCGACGTCGAT AGAAAGGACAAACATGGTATTACCCCCATTCTGGCTGCCATTTGGGAAGGACATACGAGCTGTGTGGAATTACTTCTAAAAAAG gGAGCTAATAAAAGTGGTTCTACTCCTGATGGCCAAAGCTACCTTGAGGCGGCGGAAAAAGACGAGATTAAAAAACTCCTTGCATAA
- the LOC122616491 gene encoding selenide, water dikinase 2, whose protein sequence is MFQPEKHGLDPDFQLTKFTTHTGUSCKIPQKVLEKYLRGTEIENKNNDGYLIGSGMDCAVIPLKRHKDYLLIQTVDFFYPMVNDPELLGRIALANVLSDVYAVGVTQFDTVEMIVSTSTSFSEKERDTVIALVIKGFQNSLKANGYRNTPLIIRQLKINPWCIIGGIATSVCRSEEIILPSNAQPGDVLVLTKPLGGQMAMDAHLWQLNQTEKYKKLLSECRDDDIRETFEIAVKSMTYLNKNAALLMHKYQAHCATDITGFGLLGHANNLAEFQKEKVSFQINKLPIIKNVLKFSTLVGQSTKFRSGRSVETSGGLLICLPADAADHFCRDFEEATNGEQKSFQIGHVIAANQSDAVLCDDVEFIEVSL, encoded by the exons ATGTTTCAGCCAGAAAAACACGGGCTTGACCCCGACTTTCAGCTAACTAAGTTCACCACCCACACCGGGTGAAGTTGCAAAATCCCCCAAAAAGTACTGGAGAAGTACCTAAGGGGAacagaaatagaaaataaGAACAATGATGGATACCTTATCG GCTCTGGAATGGACTGTGCAGTGATACCTCTCAAGCGGCACAAGGACTATTTGCTTATTCAAACCGTTGACTTCTTTTATCCCATGGTTAATGATCCGGAATTACTGGGTCGTATTGCGCTAGCTAATGTCTTAAGTGATGTTTATGCGGTTGGGGTGACGCAGTTTGATACCGTGGAGATGATCGTCAGCACTTCAACGAGTTTTAGCGAGAAAGAACGCGACACTGTGATTGCATTGGTGATCAAGGGTTTTCAAAACTCCCTAAAAGCAAATGGCTATCGCAATACTCCGCTAATTATTAGACAATTGAAGATCAATCCCTGGTGCATTATTGGTGGCATAGCCACCTCTGTCTGCCGAAGCGAGGAAATAATACT ACCGTCGAACGCGCAGCCAGGCGATGTTTTGGTCCTTACCAAACCTTTGGGTGGACAAATGGCGATGGATGCCCACCTCTGGCAGCTTAACCAGACCGAAAAGTACAAGAAACTGCTGTCTGAATGTAGGGATGATGATATAAGAGAGACTTTTGAAATAGCTGTAAAGTCTATGACGTATTTGAACAAAAATG CCGCCCTCTTAATGCACAAATATCAAGCTCACTGTGCCACTGATATTACTGGGTTTGGCCTACTGGGCCACGCCAATAATCTAGCCGAAttccaaaaagaaaaggtCTCATTCCAAATCAACAAGTTGCCCATCATCAAAAATGTCCTTAAATTCAGCACCTTGGTCGGCCAAAGCACAAAGTTTCGTTCTGGCAGATCGGTAGAAACCTCTGGAGGCCTTTTAATATGCCTTCCCGCTGATGCCGCAGATCATTTTTGCCGCGACTTTGAAGAAGCTACCAACGGAGAGCAGAAATCCTTTCAAATAGGACATGTAATTGCCGCTAATCAGTCTGACGCAGTTCTATGTGACGATGTAGAGTTTATCGAAGTTAGCCTTTAG